Proteins encoded by one window of Arcobacter sp. LA11:
- a CDS encoding iron ABC transporter permease, giving the protein MKYFNKLTISSVFLTLLISIPALLILVNIFAPETENWQHLKDTVLLEYVFNSLYIMVGVAFLTTIIGFSTAYITTMYSFTFSSFYHYALILPFAIPTYIVSYVYAGMFDMTGSITLFILDLMGKENVSEVFFMDIMSIEGAIIVMSLVLYPYVYLICKTYLISESSSIIDASRTMGLNSWQIFTRVIIPISRPAIVAGTILAVMEAVSDFGVVDYYGVSTFVTGIFRTWQGMGSLEDASKLASMLMMFIFILILLERFQRRNKRYRSSGKDFAPISKIKLTGRKNVLANILCFLPVFFGFILPFVQMSYWFILSYEDVIDEDFITLLLQTLGLGVGGSILITILAFIFVYTVRIHKNKLSDTLTQTVKLGYSIPGAVVAVGVLSFFSIIDRTLDIFITGSILAILFGYCVRFLAISINNYESGFLKVPQSYDDACKTMNISEFTKLTKVVIPLIKNSAMASFIVVFIEIIKELPLTMILRPFNFDTLAVYSHELVGQAEVFESSVPAMFIVLLGTISVLLLARKMIKD; this is encoded by the coding sequence TTGAAATACTTTAATAAATTGACAATAAGTAGTGTTTTTTTAACACTACTTATTTCAATTCCTGCATTACTCATTTTAGTAAATATCTTTGCACCTGAAACAGAAAATTGGCAGCATTTAAAAGATACAGTACTTTTAGAATATGTATTCAATTCTTTATATATCATGGTTGGTGTTGCTTTTTTAACGACTATTATTGGCTTCTCAACAGCTTATATTACCACTATGTATAGTTTTACTTTTTCTTCTTTTTATCATTATGCTTTGATATTGCCTTTTGCAATTCCTACATATATAGTTTCTTATGTTTATGCTGGAATGTTTGATATGACAGGTTCTATCACACTTTTTATTTTAGATTTAATGGGAAAAGAAAACGTAAGTGAAGTATTTTTTATGGACATTATGTCTATAGAAGGTGCTATTATTGTTATGTCTTTAGTTTTATATCCATATGTATATTTGATTTGTAAAACATATTTAATATCAGAATCTTCATCAATTATTGATGCTTCTAGAACTATGGGATTAAATTCTTGGCAAATATTTACTAGAGTTATTATACCTATTTCAAGACCAGCAATTGTTGCAGGAACTATTCTTGCTGTTATGGAAGCTGTTTCTGACTTTGGTGTGGTTGATTACTATGGAGTATCTACTTTTGTAACTGGTATTTTTAGAACTTGGCAAGGTATGGGTTCTCTTGAAGATGCCTCAAAATTAGCTTCAATGTTGATGATGTTTATATTCATTTTAATACTATTAGAGAGATTTCAAAGAAGAAATAAAAGATATAGAAGTTCTGGAAAAGATTTTGCCCCAATATCAAAAATAAAACTTACTGGTAGAAAAAATGTATTGGCAAATATTTTATGTTTTTTACCTGTATTTTTTGGTTTTATTTTACCCTTTGTACAAATGTCTTATTGGTTTATCTTATCTTATGAAGATGTAATAGATGAAGATTTTATTACTTTACTTTTGCAGACATTAGGTCTTGGAGTAGGTGGTAGTATATTGATAACTATATTAGCTTTTATTTTTGTATATACTGTAAGAATTCATAAAAATAAGTTGTCTGATACTTTAACTCAAACTGTAAAATTGGGATATTCAATTCCTGGGGCTGTTGTTGCAGTTGGGGTGCTTAGCTTTTTTTCAATTATTGACAGAACTTTAGATATTTTTATTACTGGTTCAATATTAGCAATACTTTTTGGATATTGCGTTAGATTTTTAGCTATTTCAATAAATAACTATGAATCAGGTTTTCTAAAAGTACCACAATCATATGATGATGCCTGTAAAACTATGAACATCTCAGAATTTACTAAATTGACAAAGGTTGTAATTCCTTTGATTAAGAATTCAGCTATGGCATCTTTTATAGTTGTATTTATTGAAATAATTAAAGAATTACCTTTAACTATGATATTAAGACCTTTTAACTTTGATACCTTAGCTGTTTATTCTCATGAGCTTGTAGGTCAAGCTGAAGTTTTTGAGTCAAGTGTTCCAGCAATGTTTATTGTGCTTTTAGGAACAATATCTGTGCTATTATTAGCAAGAAAAATGATTAAGGATTAA
- a CDS encoding Fe(3+) ABC transporter substrate-binding protein, with product MLKKLALGTLVLASSVFAASEVNVYSVRHYDTDKKLFKMFEEKTGIKVNVVKAKGGALIKRLKSEGKNSPADILITVDAGNLYKAKSADLLQSIESDYLAKNIPTNLKDKDNTWFALTKRSRVTLYKIGSGTEKMLSTYEDLADPKFKGKIVVRSSSNIYNQSLLAAMIEHHGEAKALEWAKGVVANMARDPKGNDRAQVKAVANGIGAVAIANTYYVGKMVNNKDASQRDAIAKMKVFFPTFKNGGTHVNVSGAGVTKYSPNKANAIKFIEFLASTDAQELFAKANYEYPVLAGVKSSDLVSSWGTFKEDTISVDRLGENNAKAVKIFDKAGWK from the coding sequence ATGTTAAAAAAATTAGCATTAGGAACATTAGTATTAGCAAGTTCAGTATTTGCAGCTAGTGAAGTAAATGTTTATTCTGTTAGACATTATGATACAGATAAAAAACTATTTAAAATGTTTGAAGAAAAAACGGGGATTAAAGTAAATGTTGTTAAGGCAAAAGGTGGAGCTTTAATTAAAAGATTAAAAAGTGAAGGTAAAAATTCACCTGCAGATATTTTAATTACTGTTGATGCTGGAAACTTATATAAAGCAAAAAGTGCTGATTTATTACAATCTATAGAATCAGATTATTTAGCTAAAAACATTCCTACAAACTTAAAAGATAAAGATAACACATGGTTTGCTTTAACAAAAAGATCAAGAGTTACTTTATATAAAATTGGTTCTGGTACTGAAAAAATGCTATCAACTTATGAAGATTTAGCTGATCCAAAATTTAAAGGTAAGATTGTAGTAAGATCTTCAAGTAATATTTATAACCAATCTTTATTAGCAGCAATGATTGAACATCACGGTGAAGCAAAGGCTTTAGAGTGGGCTAAGGGTGTAGTTGCAAATATGGCTAGAGATCCTAAAGGAAATGATAGAGCTCAAGTTAAAGCTGTAGCAAATGGAATTGGTGCAGTTGCAATTGCAAATACTTATTATGTAGGTAAAATGGTAAATAATAAAGATGCATCACAAAGAGATGCTATTGCTAAAATGAAAGTTTTCTTTCCAACATTTAAAAATGGTGGAACTCATGTAAATGTTTCTGGAGCAGGTGTTACTAAATATTCTCCTAATAAAGCAAATGCAATTAAGTTTATTGAATTTTTAGCTTCAACTGATGCGCAAGAATTATTTGCAAAAGCAAATTATGAGTATCCAGTATTAGCAGGTGTAAAATCGTCTGATTTAGTATCATCTTGGGGAACTTTTAAAGAAGATACAATTTCTGTTGATAGATTAGGTGAAAATAATGCAAAAGCTGTTAAAATATTCGATAAGGCTGGATGGAAATAA
- the cysS gene encoding cysteine--tRNA ligase → MSVFDSVKKEKVPFEPIKNNDVKIYVCGPTVYDDSHLGHARSAIAFDLLHRVLKANNYNVTMTKNFTDIDDKIIKKMNETNRTLEDVTTEYINAYKNDMEILNILPNTFEPKATQNVEIMIDMISDLMSKDIAYSISDGVYFDVSKDKNYGSLSNRASDENSIARVESNQEKRNPSDFALWKFEKADDVAYDSPFGKGRPGWHIECSAMINKHLAYKDEDYQIDIHGGGADLLFPHHENEAAQTRCSSKANLAKYWMHNGFVNIDGEKMSKSLGNSFFLKDILKSYSGEVVRFYLLTAQYRANFNFNEEDLISSKKRLDKFYRVKKRVYGLGKSAVNKKFKEELLEALNDDLNSAKAISIIDEYINKANETLDKEPKNKSFKKELVSTFEFINEIFGIGFNDAYKYFQFGISQEDILNIEFLIEKRNEAKKNKDFEMADKIREDISKLGVSIMDTPNGVVWEKL, encoded by the coding sequence ATATCAGTTTTTGATTCAGTTAAAAAAGAAAAAGTTCCTTTTGAACCTATAAAAAACAATGATGTAAAAATATACGTTTGTGGTCCTACAGTGTACGATGATTCACACTTAGGTCACGCTCGTTCTGCAATAGCTTTTGACCTACTGCATAGAGTTTTAAAAGCAAATAACTATAACGTTACTATGACGAAAAACTTCACTGATATCGATGATAAAATTATCAAAAAAATGAATGAAACAAATAGAACTTTAGAAGATGTAACTACAGAATATATCAATGCATATAAAAATGATATGGAAATCTTAAATATTTTACCTAATACTTTTGAACCAAAAGCTACCCAAAATGTAGAAATTATGATTGATATGATTAGTGATTTAATGTCAAAAGATATTGCATACTCTATTTCAGATGGCGTTTATTTTGATGTTTCAAAAGATAAAAACTATGGTTCATTATCAAATAGAGCAAGTGATGAAAACTCAATTGCTAGAGTTGAATCAAATCAAGAAAAAAGAAACCCTTCAGATTTTGCACTCTGGAAATTTGAAAAAGCTGATGATGTAGCATATGATTCACCATTTGGAAAAGGTCGTCCTGGTTGGCATATAGAGTGTTCGGCTATGATTAATAAACATCTTGCATATAAAGATGAAGATTATCAAATAGATATTCATGGTGGTGGAGCTGACCTTCTATTTCCACATCATGAAAATGAAGCTGCACAAACTAGATGTTCATCAAAAGCAAATCTAGCCAAATACTGGATGCATAATGGATTTGTAAATATAGATGGTGAAAAAATGAGCAAATCACTTGGTAACTCATTTTTCTTAAAAGATATTTTAAAATCATATTCAGGGGAAGTTGTAAGATTCTATCTTCTAACTGCTCAATATAGAGCTAATTTTAACTTTAATGAAGAAGATTTAATATCATCTAAAAAAAGACTTGATAAGTTTTATAGAGTTAAAAAAAGAGTTTATGGATTAGGTAAATCTGCCGTAAATAAAAAATTTAAAGAAGAGCTTCTTGAAGCACTAAATGACGATTTAAACTCAGCAAAAGCAATTTCAATTATTGATGAATATATAAATAAAGCAAATGAAACTTTAGATAAAGAGCCAAAAAATAAAAGCTTTAAAAAAGAACTTGTATCTACTTTTGAATTTATTAATGAAATATTTGGAATAGGTTTTAATGATGCATATAAATATTTTCAGTTTGGAATTTCACAAGAAGATATATTAAATATCGAATTTCTAATTGAAAAAAGAAATGAAGCTAAAAAAAATAAAGATTTTGAAATGGCAGATAAGATTAGAGAAGACATTTCAAAACTTGGAGTTTCAATTATGGATACACCAAATGGTGTTGTTTGGGAGAAGTTATAA
- a CDS encoding ABC transporter ATP-binding protein — MLGISVKNFSIAFGETQILENVSFDVEAGEIVTILGPSGCGKSTILRAIASLQDNYKGEIYLNETCLINNSNECNKDIGYIFQDYALFPHLNVKENIEFALYRLNNIEKQRRVDKLLKQFDLTEHRHKQIHELSGGQQQRVSIARVVAYEPKVILLDEPFANLDTILRNKTKVWLKKIIKDLGLSAILVTHDQKEALSMSDKIAIINNKRIEQFGTPKELFEKPKSLYIANFLNRINELPNKLLEDLEIVISNENVGVISIDNIKVTNNINMIKASILDISFCGDYYELHVSLDDYDKKEIIVKTSCIDCLENNDKECFLDLDLKNIKIVRRESFNK, encoded by the coding sequence ATGCTAGGAATTAGTGTAAAAAATTTTTCAATAGCTTTTGGTGAAACTCAAATTTTAGAAAATGTTTCTTTTGATGTAGAAGCTGGAGAAATTGTAACTATTTTAGGACCTAGTGGATGTGGTAAGAGTACAATTTTAAGGGCAATTGCTTCTTTGCAAGATAATTACAAAGGTGAAATTTATCTAAATGAAACATGTTTGATAAATAATTCTAATGAGTGTAATAAAGATATTGGATATATATTCCAAGATTATGCACTTTTCCCCCATTTAAATGTAAAAGAAAATATTGAATTTGCACTTTATAGACTTAATAATATTGAAAAACAAAGAAGGGTTGATAAACTTTTAAAGCAGTTTGATTTGACTGAACATAGACATAAACAAATACATGAATTAAGTGGTGGACAACAACAAAGAGTTTCCATTGCTAGAGTAGTTGCTTATGAGCCAAAAGTAATACTTCTTGATGAACCTTTTGCTAATTTAGATACGATATTAAGAAATAAGACAAAAGTATGGTTAAAGAAGATTATTAAGGATTTAGGACTTAGTGCTATTCTTGTAACACATGATCAAAAAGAAGCTCTTTCTATGTCTGATAAGATTGCGATTATAAATAATAAAAGAATAGAGCAATTTGGCACTCCAAAAGAACTTTTTGAAAAACCAAAGTCATTATATATTGCAAATTTTTTAAATCGAATTAATGAATTACCAAATAAACTACTTGAGGATTTAGAAATAGTTATAAGTAATGAAAATGTAGGAGTGATTTCTATAGATAATATAAAGGTTACTAACAATATAAATATGATTAAAGCTTCTATTTTAGATATATCTTTTTGTGGTGATTATTATGAATTACACGTTAGTTTAGATGATTATGATAAAAAAGAAATTATTGTTAAAACATCTTGTATAGATTGTTTAGAAAACAATGATAAAGAGTGTTTTTTAGATTTAGATTTAAAAAACATTAAAATAGTAAGAAGAGAGAGTTTTAATAAATAA
- a CDS encoding ABC transporter substrate binding protein, which translates to MYRNFKQFCIFIILVLFTTNTLAKDKPKILILHSYHQSYKWTSDINNGIHSIFNDLTKIDLYVEYMDTKKYIDESYYNILTEIYKKKYSNIKFDLIISSDDNAFNFLKKHNFTLFKNSPVVFCGTNYLKEESLKGFPNFTGVNEKADLEENYNLILKLHPNTKKIYTITDTTKTGQLIKNEVKTVTKKYKDKKIEFPIIDDVTFPELIKKVQKFQKDSVILFTFFFRTKDNKFLEYYKAIEGVDKNSNIPIYGLWDFTLNHGIIGGYLTSGYFQGQAAGKIASKILDGRDVKSIPILEKSPNEYIFDYKQIKKYKVDESNIPFGSIFINKKDSLMDLYFKEIVALTIIFILMILFIITLLINITKRKLAEKRINKQLVFQQNLIDNVNTPIYYKNINREYIGCNKAFLELMQVEKNDILNKTAYNLIDNDSAKIFYEKDSELLRSREVQEYDGNLTLKDGTRKDLIYYKNVFFEDGEIAGIVGAIFDITERNSLNYELNRLLSSFDKNVIASKTDINGKLIYVSEAFIKVSGYREKELLGKTHNVLKSGINNDSLYEDLWQTICEKKIWLGEIVNKKKNGEIYTLHTIITPEYDKNGEFLNYTAISQDITAQKLIQKANQEIELLNEDITSTQKEIIFRLGAIAEARSKETGMHVKRVAEYSKLLALYYGLSKNESEIVKMASPMHDIGKIAIPDAILNKPGPFTKDEFEVMKTHSKIGYDMLKDSNKKILKAAAIIAYEHQEKYDGSGYPRGLKGEEIHIYGRITAIADVFDALGSSRVYKKAWKDKEIFEFFREEAGKHFDPILINLFFKNLNEFLKIRDNFKDI; encoded by the coding sequence ATGTATAGAAATTTTAAACAATTTTGTATTTTTATTATCTTAGTATTATTCACTACTAATACTTTAGCAAAAGATAAACCAAAAATACTAATCTTACACTCTTATCATCAATCCTACAAATGGACTAGTGACATAAATAATGGTATCCATAGTATATTTAATGACTTAACAAAAATTGATTTATATGTTGAATATATGGATACAAAAAAATATATAGATGAATCTTATTATAACATTTTGACAGAGATATATAAAAAGAAATATAGTAATATAAAATTTGATTTAATTATTTCATCAGATGATAATGCTTTTAACTTTTTAAAAAAACATAATTTTACTCTTTTTAAAAATAGTCCTGTTGTATTTTGTGGAACTAATTATCTAAAAGAAGAATCTTTAAAAGGTTTTCCAAATTTCACAGGAGTAAATGAAAAAGCTGATTTAGAAGAAAATTATAACTTGATATTAAAACTTCATCCAAATACAAAAAAAATCTATACAATTACAGATACTACTAAAACCGGTCAACTTATAAAAAATGAAGTAAAAACTGTTACAAAAAAATATAAAGATAAAAAAATAGAATTTCCTATAATTGATGATGTTACATTTCCTGAACTAATTAAAAAAGTACAAAAATTTCAAAAAGATAGTGTAATTTTATTTACTTTCTTTTTTAGAACAAAAGACAATAAGTTTTTAGAATATTATAAGGCAATAGAAGGAGTTGATAAAAATTCTAATATTCCAATTTATGGACTTTGGGACTTTACTTTGAACCATGGAATAATAGGAGGGTACCTAACAAGTGGATATTTTCAAGGTCAAGCAGCAGGAAAAATTGCAAGTAAAATATTAGATGGAAGAGATGTAAAATCTATTCCTATACTAGAAAAAAGCCCTAATGAATATATATTTGATTATAAACAAATAAAAAAATATAAAGTAGATGAAAGTAATATTCCTTTTGGAAGTATTTTTATCAATAAAAAAGATTCTTTGATGGATTTATATTTTAAAGAAATTGTAGCACTCACAATTATATTTATTCTAATGATTTTATTTATTATAACTCTTCTAATAAATATCACGAAAAGAAAACTAGCAGAAAAAAGAATTAATAAACAATTGGTATTTCAACAAAATTTAATTGATAATGTTAATACTCCAATTTATTATAAAAATATAAATAGAGAATATATAGGATGTAATAAAGCATTTTTAGAATTAATGCAAGTAGAAAAAAATGATATTCTTAATAAAACTGCATATAACCTAATAGATAATGACTCTGCAAAAATTTTCTATGAAAAAGATAGTGAACTTTTAAGAAGTCGTGAAGTACAGGAATACGATGGGAATTTAACACTAAAAGATGGTACGAGAAAAGATTTAATTTATTACAAAAATGTGTTTTTTGAAGATGGAGAAATTGCGGGTATTGTAGGTGCTATTTTTGATATTACAGAAAGAAATTCTTTGAACTATGAATTAAATAGATTATTATCATCTTTTGATAAAAATGTCATTGCTTCAAAAACAGATATCAATGGAAAACTTATTTATGTTAGTGAAGCATTTATTAAAGTATCGGGATATAGAGAAAAAGAACTTTTAGGGAAAACCCATAATGTTCTTAAAAGTGGAATTAACAATGATTCTTTATATGAAGATTTATGGCAAACAATATGTGAGAAAAAAATATGGTTAGGGGAAATAGTAAATAAAAAGAAAAATGGTGAAATATATACTTTACATACTATTATAACTCCTGAATACGATAAAAACGGTGAATTTTTAAACTATACTGCCATATCCCAAGATATAACTGCGCAAAAACTTATACAAAAAGCAAATCAAGAAATTGAATTGCTTAATGAGGATATTACATCAACACAAAAAGAGATTATATTTAGACTAGGAGCAATTGCTGAAGCTAGAAGTAAAGAGACAGGAATGCATGTTAAAAGAGTTGCTGAATATTCTAAGTTATTAGCACTTTATTATGGTTTATCAAAAAATGAATCAGAAATAGTAAAGATGGCAAGTCCTATGCACGACATAGGGAAAATTGCTATTCCAGATGCAATTTTAAATAAACCTGGACCTTTCACAAAAGATGAATTTGAAGTGATGAAAACCCATTCTAAAATTGGTTATGATATGCTAAAAGATTCAAATAAAAAAATTCTTAAAGCTGCTGCAATAATTGCATATGAACACCAAGAAAAATATGATGGCTCAGGATACCCTAGAGGCTTAAAAGGTGAAGAAATCCATATTTATGGTAGAATTACTGCAATTGCAGATGTTTTTGATGCTTTAGGAAGTAGTAGAGTTTATAAAAAAGCTTGGAAAGATAAAGAGATTTTTGAATTTTTCCGTGAAGAAGCAGGTAAACATTTTGATCCAATACTAATAAATCTATTTTTCAAGAATCTTAATGAATTTTTAAAAATAAGAGACAACTTCAAAGATATCTGA
- the rpsR gene encoding 30S ribosomal protein S18 yields the protein MAERRKYGKKFCKYTEMKIDFIDYKNTDLLKLSMSERGKIMPRRLTGNSKNSQEMVENAIKRARHMALVPYIVNTQNVTDAAFIR from the coding sequence ATGGCTGAAAGAAGAAAATACGGAAAAAAATTTTGTAAATATACTGAAATGAAAATTGATTTCATTGATTACAAAAATACAGATTTATTAAAATTATCAATGAGTGAAAGAGGTAAAATCATGCCTAGAAGACTTACTGGTAACTCTAAAAACTCTCAAGAGATGGTAGAGAATGCAATTAAAAGAGCTAGACATATGGCTTTAGTTCCATATATTGTAAATACACAAAATGTTACGGATGCAGCATTTATTAGATAA
- a CDS encoding ion transporter: MNKIKILVESKKFQNFIIILIILNGITMGLETSKSVTQSYGSLINTFDKFVITIFTIEVLLRIYAHRLSFFKDPWSLFDFFVVTISLIPSSGGFSVLRILRVLRLFRLITVVPQMRKIVAALISVIPGMLSIVGLMSLIFYVFAIMATNLYANTFPQWFGTLGESFYTLFQIMTLESWSMGIVRPIMEVHPYAWVFFVPFIFVATFVMINLVVAIIVDAMAILKEEEKDMIKEVQVSENELKTEIKSLKEEIQELKRIILEKNI; this comes from the coding sequence TTGAACAAAATAAAAATATTAGTCGAATCAAAAAAATTTCAAAACTTTATCATTATATTAATTATACTAAATGGTATTACTATGGGTTTAGAAACTTCTAAATCTGTTACTCAATCTTACGGAAGTCTAATAAATACCTTTGATAAATTTGTTATTACAATATTTACAATAGAAGTATTACTAAGAATCTATGCACATAGATTATCTTTCTTCAAAGACCCTTGGTCACTATTTGACTTTTTTGTTGTTACAATCTCTCTTATTCCATCAAGTGGAGGTTTCTCTGTTTTAAGAATATTAAGAGTTCTAAGACTTTTTAGACTAATAACAGTAGTTCCACAAATGAGAAAAATTGTTGCTGCACTAATTAGTGTAATTCCGGGAATGCTATCAATTGTAGGACTTATGAGTTTAATTTTTTATGTTTTTGCCATCATGGCTACAAACCTTTATGCAAATACTTTTCCTCAATGGTTTGGAACATTAGGAGAATCATTTTATACTCTATTTCAAATAATGACCCTAGAATCTTGGTCTATGGGAATTGTAAGGCCTATAATGGAAGTTCATCCATATGCTTGGGTATTTTTTGTTCCTTTTATATTTGTTGCAACATTTGTAATGATAAATTTAGTTGTAGCAATTATAGTAGATGCTATGGCTATTTTAAAAGAAGAAGAAAAAGATATGATAAAAGAGGTTCAAGTTTCTGAAAATGAACTAAAAACAGAAATCAAATCTTTAAAAGAAGAAATACAAGAATTAAAAAGAATTATATTAGAAAAAAATATTTAA
- the nusA gene encoding transcription termination factor NusA produces MDKIIDILDSIAYEKGLKIEDVENALKEALIKTAEKMVDPTLRFDAEIDRENKKLELFQKIEVVENEDEKLLEDGVDEYENIISKENFISFDEAKKIDTDLEIGDFVNYDLEFENMGRNAATILHNNFEYRIQRFLEETLLSKYKNKIGKTISGSVTRVDRQENTFVEIGEVRGMLPRKSRIKGESFKVGDTVKAVVKSVNIDKTNGLIVEISRTSPKFLESLLRLEVPELKDEIIAIEASARIPGSRAKIALSTTDAQVDPIGSIVGVKGVRVMAVSAQLHGENIDCVEYSDMPEMFISRALSPAIISSVKIEKYAEHGEKGKAVVTIPDDQKSKAIGKAGLNIRLASMLTKYDIELKEIGGATVGTTNKEKEERTTDTASLEALFK; encoded by the coding sequence ATGGATAAAATTATAGATATTTTAGATTCTATTGCCTATGAAAAAGGTTTAAAAATAGAAGATGTTGAAAATGCTTTAAAAGAAGCATTAATCAAAACAGCCGAAAAAATGGTTGACCCAACACTAAGATTCGATGCAGAAATTGATAGAGAAAATAAAAAACTAGAACTATTTCAAAAAATCGAAGTAGTTGAAAATGAAGACGAAAAATTATTAGAAGATGGTGTTGACGAATACGAAAACATTATTAGTAAAGAGAATTTTATTTCATTTGACGAAGCAAAAAAAATAGACACAGATTTAGAAATTGGTGACTTCGTAAATTATGATTTAGAATTTGAAAACATGGGAAGAAATGCAGCTACTATCTTACATAATAATTTCGAATATAGAATTCAAAGATTTTTAGAAGAAACACTTCTTAGTAAATATAAAAATAAAATTGGTAAAACTATAAGTGGAAGTGTTACAAGAGTTGATAGACAAGAAAATACTTTTGTAGAAATTGGTGAAGTAAGAGGAATGCTACCTAGAAAAAGTAGAATAAAAGGTGAATCTTTCAAAGTTGGAGACACAGTTAAGGCTGTTGTAAAATCTGTAAATATTGATAAAACAAATGGTCTAATTGTTGAAATTTCAAGAACATCTCCAAAATTTTTAGAATCTCTTTTAAGACTTGAAGTTCCTGAATTAAAAGATGAAATTATTGCAATCGAAGCTAGTGCTAGAATCCCAGGAAGCAGAGCTAAAATTGCACTTTCAACAACTGATGCACAAGTTGATCCTATTGGTTCAATTGTTGGAGTAAAAGGTGTTAGAGTTATGGCAGTTTCAGCACAACTTCATGGTGAAAATATTGATTGTGTAGAATACTCAGATATGCCAGAAATGTTCATCTCAAGAGCATTATCTCCTGCAATTATTTCAAGTGTAAAAATTGAAAAATATGCAGAACATGGTGAAAAAGGAAAAGCTGTTGTAACTATTCCAGATGACCAAAAATCAAAAGCAATTGGAAAAGCTGGTTTAAATATCAGACTTGCTTCAATGTTAACAAAATATGATATTGAGTTAAAAGAGATTGGTGGAGCTACAGTTGGAACTACTAATAAAGAAAAAGAAGAAAGAACAACTGATACAGCAAGTTTAGAGGCATTATTTAAATAA
- a CDS encoding HP0268 family nuclease, which produces MELLFARNELTEKPKKVQLDKVKEELQKDGEKIFYFDRDNSHKDMMALVDALEDEGYNVYFREVKYGLADEEYMYEVHAL; this is translated from the coding sequence ATGGAATTATTATTTGCAAGAAATGAACTTACGGAAAAACCAAAAAAAGTTCAACTTGATAAAGTAAAAGAAGAGTTACAAAAAGATGGTGAAAAGATATTTTATTTTGATAGAGATAACTCTCACAAAGACATGATGGCATTAGTAGATGCTTTAGAAGATGAAGGTTACAATGTATACTTTAGAGAAGTAAAATATGGTTTAGCTGATGAAGAGTATATGTATGAGGTTCATGCTCTGTAA